One Betta splendens chromosome 8, fBetSpl5.4, whole genome shotgun sequence DNA segment encodes these proteins:
- the LOC114860481 gene encoding neuronal pentraxin-2-like isoform X1, whose translation MLTLVVGLFYLLSGRAARSQDVAGGRFVCNAIPPGAEPGCGYGAALNRVQGSSPVEDELRNTIIQLRETILQQKETIVSQQGTIKELNSKLARCEAAADESSQGKSRGQGSRRKEYGKNTMGDLPRDPNETMDQLGKTMQTLKGRLENLEQQSLRLPTANASSGGVSALAPLPPELRELLRQRLGALETQLLRKVAELEEEKSQLYNETAAHRQRTESALNSLLERIVELEKSNNAFKSPEDFKVSLSLRTNYLYGRIKKSLPEMYAFTVCMWLKSSASPGIGTPFSYGVPGQANEIVLIEWGNNPIELLVNDKVAQLPLSVSDGCWHHICITWTTRDGFWEAYQDGERLGTGDNLAPWHPIKPGGVIILGQEQDIVGGRFDATQAFVGELSQFNMWDRVLRPVDIVGLANCSAYMPGNVVPWIDANVEVFGGATKAALEICEDRAFDS comes from the exons ATGCTGACTCTCGTAGTCGGACTGTTCTACCTGCTCAGCGGACGCGCGGCGCGGAGCCAGGACGTTGCAGGCGGCCGCTTCGTTTGCAACGCCATCCCCCCGGGCGCGGAGCCGGGATGCGGCTACGGCGCGGCGCTGAACCGCGTCCAGGGCAGCAGCCCCGTGGAGGACGAGCTGCGCAACACCATCATCCAGCTGCGCGAGACCAtcctgcagcagaaggagaccATCGTCAGCCAACAGGGCACCATCAAGGAGCTCAACTCCAAGCTGGCGCGCTGCGAGGCGGCCGCCGACGAGTCGTCGCAGGGCAAGTCCCGGGGTCAGGGCTCCAGGCGGAAGGAGTACGGCAAGAACACGATGGGGGACCTGCCCCGGGACCCCAACGAAACCATGGACCAGCTGGGCAAAACCATGCAGACCCTGAAGGGTCGGCTGGAGAACTTGGAG CAGCAGAGTTTGCGCCTCCCCACCGCCAACGCGTCGTCCGGGGGGGTCTCCGCCCTGGCTCCGCTGCCGCCGGAGCTGCGGGAGCTGCTGCGCCAGCGTCTGGGCGCCCTGGAGACGCAGCTCCTCCGGAAGGTGgccgagctggaggaggagaagagccaGCTGTACAACGAAACCGCAGCCCACCGCCAGCGCACCGAGAGCGCGCTCAACTCCCTCCTGGAGAGGATCGTCGAGCTGGAGAAAA GTAACAACGCCTTCAAGTCGCCCGAGGACTTCAAGGTGTCCCTCTCCCTCCGCACCAACTACCTGTACGGCCGCATTAAGAAGAGCCTCCCGGAAATGTACGCCTTCACCGTGTGCATGTGGCTCAAGTCCAGCGCCAGCCCCGGCATCGGGACCCCGTTCTCCTACGGCGTGCCCGGCCAGGCCAACGAGATCGTCCTCATCGAGTGGGGCAACAACCCCATCGAGCTGCTGGTCAACGACAAG GTGGCCCAGCTCCCCCTGTCTGTGAGCGACGGGTGCTGGCACCACATCTGCATCACCTGGACGACCAGGGACGGGTTCTGGGAGGCGTACCAGGACGGCGAGCGCCTGGGCACCGGGGACAACCTGGCCCCCTGGCACCCAATTAAACCTGGAGGTGTGATCATCCTGGGCCAGGAgcag GACATAGTCGGCGGCCGCTTCGACGCCACGCAGGCCTTCGTGGGCGAGCTGAGCCAGTTCAACATGTGGGACCGGGTGCTGCGGCCCGTGGACATCGTGGGCCTGGCCAACTGCTCGGCCTACATGCCCGGCAACGTGGTCCCGTGGATCGACGCCAACGTGGAGGTGTTCGGCGGCGCCACTAAAGCCGCCCTGGAGATCTGCGAAGATCGGGCTTTCGATTCCTAA
- the LOC114860481 gene encoding neuronal pentraxin-2-like isoform X2, whose amino-acid sequence MLTLVVGLFYLLSGRAARSQDVAGGRFVCNAIPPGAEPGCGYGAALNRVQGSSPVEDELRNTIIQLRETILQQKETIVSQQGTIKELNSKLARCEAAADESSQGKSRGQGSRRKEYGKNTMGDLPRDPNETMDQLGKTMQTLKGRLENLEQSLRLPTANASSGGVSALAPLPPELRELLRQRLGALETQLLRKVAELEEEKSQLYNETAAHRQRTESALNSLLERIVELEKSNNAFKSPEDFKVSLSLRTNYLYGRIKKSLPEMYAFTVCMWLKSSASPGIGTPFSYGVPGQANEIVLIEWGNNPIELLVNDKVAQLPLSVSDGCWHHICITWTTRDGFWEAYQDGERLGTGDNLAPWHPIKPGGVIILGQEQDIVGGRFDATQAFVGELSQFNMWDRVLRPVDIVGLANCSAYMPGNVVPWIDANVEVFGGATKAALEICEDRAFDS is encoded by the exons ATGCTGACTCTCGTAGTCGGACTGTTCTACCTGCTCAGCGGACGCGCGGCGCGGAGCCAGGACGTTGCAGGCGGCCGCTTCGTTTGCAACGCCATCCCCCCGGGCGCGGAGCCGGGATGCGGCTACGGCGCGGCGCTGAACCGCGTCCAGGGCAGCAGCCCCGTGGAGGACGAGCTGCGCAACACCATCATCCAGCTGCGCGAGACCAtcctgcagcagaaggagaccATCGTCAGCCAACAGGGCACCATCAAGGAGCTCAACTCCAAGCTGGCGCGCTGCGAGGCGGCCGCCGACGAGTCGTCGCAGGGCAAGTCCCGGGGTCAGGGCTCCAGGCGGAAGGAGTACGGCAAGAACACGATGGGGGACCTGCCCCGGGACCCCAACGAAACCATGGACCAGCTGGGCAAAACCATGCAGACCCTGAAGGGTCGGCTGGAGAACTTGGAG CAGAGTTTGCGCCTCCCCACCGCCAACGCGTCGTCCGGGGGGGTCTCCGCCCTGGCTCCGCTGCCGCCGGAGCTGCGGGAGCTGCTGCGCCAGCGTCTGGGCGCCCTGGAGACGCAGCTCCTCCGGAAGGTGgccgagctggaggaggagaagagccaGCTGTACAACGAAACCGCAGCCCACCGCCAGCGCACCGAGAGCGCGCTCAACTCCCTCCTGGAGAGGATCGTCGAGCTGGAGAAAA GTAACAACGCCTTCAAGTCGCCCGAGGACTTCAAGGTGTCCCTCTCCCTCCGCACCAACTACCTGTACGGCCGCATTAAGAAGAGCCTCCCGGAAATGTACGCCTTCACCGTGTGCATGTGGCTCAAGTCCAGCGCCAGCCCCGGCATCGGGACCCCGTTCTCCTACGGCGTGCCCGGCCAGGCCAACGAGATCGTCCTCATCGAGTGGGGCAACAACCCCATCGAGCTGCTGGTCAACGACAAG GTGGCCCAGCTCCCCCTGTCTGTGAGCGACGGGTGCTGGCACCACATCTGCATCACCTGGACGACCAGGGACGGGTTCTGGGAGGCGTACCAGGACGGCGAGCGCCTGGGCACCGGGGACAACCTGGCCCCCTGGCACCCAATTAAACCTGGAGGTGTGATCATCCTGGGCCAGGAgcag GACATAGTCGGCGGCCGCTTCGACGCCACGCAGGCCTTCGTGGGCGAGCTGAGCCAGTTCAACATGTGGGACCGGGTGCTGCGGCCCGTGGACATCGTGGGCCTGGCCAACTGCTCGGCCTACATGCCCGGCAACGTGGTCCCGTGGATCGACGCCAACGTGGAGGTGTTCGGCGGCGCCACTAAAGCCGCCCTGGAGATCTGCGAAGATCGGGCTTTCGATTCCTAA